One Coffea arabica cultivar ET-39 chromosome 5e, Coffea Arabica ET-39 HiFi, whole genome shotgun sequence DNA segment encodes these proteins:
- the LOC113743579 gene encoding glutamyl-tRNA(Gln) amidotransferase subunit A, chloroplastic/mitochondrial-like isoform X2, whose product MLSSIQNPRLLRLSTLHQIPLRCLQTSTTPVPTPSSPQPTSQILRIRKSLLSRETTAVEIAKTFLSRLRRTEPQLKSFLYVSPEDGVLKQAEEIDRRIQNNEELGPLAGVLAGVKDNICTSDMPSTAGSKILENYTPPYDATAVKKLRENGAIIVGKTNLDEFGMGSTTEASGYQVTANPWDLSRVPGGSSGGSAAAVSAQQCAVSLGTDTGGSVRQPASFCGVVGLKPTYGRVSRYGLVAYASSLDVIGCLGSSVADTGIVLQAVSGHDKFDATSSKQGIPNFASQFIPKDYLDSKPLKGLRVGVIRETLVDGVDPDVISSLQRSVSHLEDLGCTISEVSFPSFSLGLPAYYILASSESSSNLARYDGVRFGNQVFADELSTLYGDSRAEGFGSEVKLRILMGTYALSAGYYDAYYKRAQQVRTLVQKSFRAALEENDVLISPAAPSVAYKIGEKKNDPLAMYAGDIMTVNVNLAGLPALVLPCGFVEEGSSVLPVGLQMIGAAFDEESLLKIGHIFEQTLQGLLELL is encoded by the exons ATGCTGTCTTCAATCCAAAATCCGAGGCTTCTCCGCCTCTCAACCCTCCATCAAATCCCCCTCAGGTGCCTCCAAACCTCCACCACCCCTGTCCCCACACCCTCCTCCCCCCAACCCACTTCCCAAATTCTCAGAATCCGTAAATCCCTTCTCTCCCGGGAGACCACAGCGGTGGAAATAGCCAAGACTTTCCTCAGCCGCCTCCGCCGCACCGAACCCCAACTCAAGAGCTTCCTGTACGTATCCCCGGAAGATGGCGTTTTGAAACAGGCCGAAGAAATTGACAGGAGAATTCAGAACAATGAGGAATTGGGCCCTCTTGCTGGAGTTCTTGCTGGGGTAAAAGATAATATTTGCACTTCAGATATGCCTTCCACTGCCGGGTCCAAGATTTTGGAGAATTATACTCCGCCATATGATGCTACGGCGGTTAAAAAGTTGAGGGAAAATGGCGCTATCATTGTTGGCAAGACTAATTTGGATGAGTTTGGTATGGGCAGTACTACTGAAGCCTCTGGTTATCAG GTGACAGCTAATCCTTGGGATTTATCTCGGGTACCAGGAGGATCATCTGGGGGCTCTGCAGCAGCTGTTTCTGCTCAACAGTGTGCTGTGTCATTGGGAACTGATACTGGTGGAAGTGTTAGGCAACCAGCATCATTTTGTGGTGTTGTTGGACTCAAACCAACATATGGTCGTGTCTCAAGATATGGCCTTGTTGCTTATGCATCATCTCTAGATGTCATTGGATGCTTGGGTTCATCAGTTGCTGATACAGGGATAGTCCTTCAGGCAGTTTCAGGTCATGATAAATTTGATGCCACTAGTAGTAAACAA GGAATTCCTAACTTTGCATCCCAGTTTATTCCCAAGGATTATTTGGATTCTAAACCTTTGAAAGGACTTAGAGTAGGTGTCATCCGTGAAACCCTTGTGGATGGAGTTGATCCAGATGTAATTTCGTCACTCCAACGTTCTGTTTCTCACTTGGAGGATTTGGGATGTACCATATCTGAG GTCTCATTCCCATCTTTCTCCCTTGGTTTGCCAGCATACTACATTCTTGCTTCATCCGAATCATCCTCAAACTTAGCCCGCTATGATGGAGTTAG GTTTGGAAATCAGGTCTTTGCTGATGAGCTAAGTACCTTGTATGGGGATTCTCGTGCTGAAGGATTTGGTTCTGAG GTTAAACTTAGAATTCTAATGGGGACATATGCACTTTCAGCTGGATATTATGATGCATATTACAAGCGTGCCCAGCAG GTTAGGACTTTAGTTCAGAAGAGCTTCAGAGCAGCTTTGGAAGAAAATGACGTTCTGATCTCACCTGCAGCACCATCTGTTGCTTATAAGATTG GTGAGAAGAAAAATGACCCGTTGGCCATGTATGCAGGTGACATCATGACT GTCAATGTCAACTTGGCTGGTTTACCTGCATTGGTTTTACCCTGTGGATTTGTTGAAGAAGGATCATCTGTTCTTCCTGTTGGTTTGCAAATGATTGGAGCAGCATTTGATGAG GAAAGTTTACTTAAAATAGGCCACATTTTTGAGCAGACGCTTCAAG GGCTTTTGGAGTTGCTGTAG
- the LOC113743579 gene encoding glutamyl-tRNA(Gln) amidotransferase subunit A, chloroplastic/mitochondrial-like isoform X1, with translation MLSSIQNPRLLRLSTLHQIPLRCLQTSTTPVPTPSSPQPTSQILRIRKSLLSRETTAVEIAKTFLSRLRRTEPQLKSFLYVSPEDGVLKQAEEIDRRIQNNEELGPLAGVLAGVKDNICTSDMPSTAGSKILENYTPPYDATAVKKLRENGAIIVGKTNLDEFGMGSTTEASGYQVTANPWDLSRVPGGSSGGSAAAVSAQQCAVSLGTDTGGSVRQPASFCGVVGLKPTYGRVSRYGLVAYASSLDVIGCLGSSVADTGIVLQAVSGHDKFDATSSKQGIPNFASQFIPKDYLDSKPLKGLRVGVIRETLVDGVDPDVISSLQRSVSHLEDLGCTISEVSFPSFSLGLPAYYILASSESSSNLARYDGVRFGNQVFADELSTLYGDSRAEGFGSEVKLRILMGTYALSAGYYDAYYKRAQQVRTLVQKSFRAALEENDVLISPAAPSVAYKIGEKKNDPLAMYAGDIMTVNVNLAGLPALVLPCGFVEEGSSVLPVGLQMIGAAFDEESLLKIGHIFEQTLQGYSFVPPLVGDDF, from the exons ATGCTGTCTTCAATCCAAAATCCGAGGCTTCTCCGCCTCTCAACCCTCCATCAAATCCCCCTCAGGTGCCTCCAAACCTCCACCACCCCTGTCCCCACACCCTCCTCCCCCCAACCCACTTCCCAAATTCTCAGAATCCGTAAATCCCTTCTCTCCCGGGAGACCACAGCGGTGGAAATAGCCAAGACTTTCCTCAGCCGCCTCCGCCGCACCGAACCCCAACTCAAGAGCTTCCTGTACGTATCCCCGGAAGATGGCGTTTTGAAACAGGCCGAAGAAATTGACAGGAGAATTCAGAACAATGAGGAATTGGGCCCTCTTGCTGGAGTTCTTGCTGGGGTAAAAGATAATATTTGCACTTCAGATATGCCTTCCACTGCCGGGTCCAAGATTTTGGAGAATTATACTCCGCCATATGATGCTACGGCGGTTAAAAAGTTGAGGGAAAATGGCGCTATCATTGTTGGCAAGACTAATTTGGATGAGTTTGGTATGGGCAGTACTACTGAAGCCTCTGGTTATCAG GTGACAGCTAATCCTTGGGATTTATCTCGGGTACCAGGAGGATCATCTGGGGGCTCTGCAGCAGCTGTTTCTGCTCAACAGTGTGCTGTGTCATTGGGAACTGATACTGGTGGAAGTGTTAGGCAACCAGCATCATTTTGTGGTGTTGTTGGACTCAAACCAACATATGGTCGTGTCTCAAGATATGGCCTTGTTGCTTATGCATCATCTCTAGATGTCATTGGATGCTTGGGTTCATCAGTTGCTGATACAGGGATAGTCCTTCAGGCAGTTTCAGGTCATGATAAATTTGATGCCACTAGTAGTAAACAA GGAATTCCTAACTTTGCATCCCAGTTTATTCCCAAGGATTATTTGGATTCTAAACCTTTGAAAGGACTTAGAGTAGGTGTCATCCGTGAAACCCTTGTGGATGGAGTTGATCCAGATGTAATTTCGTCACTCCAACGTTCTGTTTCTCACTTGGAGGATTTGGGATGTACCATATCTGAG GTCTCATTCCCATCTTTCTCCCTTGGTTTGCCAGCATACTACATTCTTGCTTCATCCGAATCATCCTCAAACTTAGCCCGCTATGATGGAGTTAG GTTTGGAAATCAGGTCTTTGCTGATGAGCTAAGTACCTTGTATGGGGATTCTCGTGCTGAAGGATTTGGTTCTGAG GTTAAACTTAGAATTCTAATGGGGACATATGCACTTTCAGCTGGATATTATGATGCATATTACAAGCGTGCCCAGCAG GTTAGGACTTTAGTTCAGAAGAGCTTCAGAGCAGCTTTGGAAGAAAATGACGTTCTGATCTCACCTGCAGCACCATCTGTTGCTTATAAGATTG GTGAGAAGAAAAATGACCCGTTGGCCATGTATGCAGGTGACATCATGACT GTCAATGTCAACTTGGCTGGTTTACCTGCATTGGTTTTACCCTGTGGATTTGTTGAAGAAGGATCATCTGTTCTTCCTGTTGGTTTGCAAATGATTGGAGCAGCATTTGATGAG GAAAGTTTACTTAAAATAGGCCACATTTTTGAGCAGACGCTTCAAGGTTACAGTTTTGTCCCTCCACTAGTGGGCGATGACTTTTGA
- the LOC113743579 gene encoding glutamyl-tRNA(Gln) amidotransferase subunit A, chloroplastic/mitochondrial-like isoform X3: MLSSIQNPRLLRLSTLHQIPLRCLQTSTTPVPTPSSPQPTSQILRIRKSLLSRETTAVEIAKTFLSRLRRTEPQLKSFLYVSPEDGVLKQAEEIDRRIQNNEELGPLAGVLAGVKDNICTSDMPSTAGSKILENYTPPYDATAVKKLRENGAIIVGKTNLDEFGMGSTTEASGYQVTANPWDLSRVPGGSSGGSAAAVSAQQCAVSLGTDTGGSVRQPASFCGVVGLKPTYGRVSRYGLVAYASSLDVIGCLGSSVADTGIVLQAVSGHDKFDATSSKQGIPNFASQFIPKDYLDSKPLKGLRVGVIRETLVDGVDPDVISSLQRSVSHLEDLGCTISEVSFPSFSLGLPAYYILASSESSSNLARYDGVRFGNQVFADELSTLYGDSRAEGFGSEVKLRILMGTYALSAGYYDAYYKRAQQPVGQNILSGGLMFFKEL, from the exons ATGCTGTCTTCAATCCAAAATCCGAGGCTTCTCCGCCTCTCAACCCTCCATCAAATCCCCCTCAGGTGCCTCCAAACCTCCACCACCCCTGTCCCCACACCCTCCTCCCCCCAACCCACTTCCCAAATTCTCAGAATCCGTAAATCCCTTCTCTCCCGGGAGACCACAGCGGTGGAAATAGCCAAGACTTTCCTCAGCCGCCTCCGCCGCACCGAACCCCAACTCAAGAGCTTCCTGTACGTATCCCCGGAAGATGGCGTTTTGAAACAGGCCGAAGAAATTGACAGGAGAATTCAGAACAATGAGGAATTGGGCCCTCTTGCTGGAGTTCTTGCTGGGGTAAAAGATAATATTTGCACTTCAGATATGCCTTCCACTGCCGGGTCCAAGATTTTGGAGAATTATACTCCGCCATATGATGCTACGGCGGTTAAAAAGTTGAGGGAAAATGGCGCTATCATTGTTGGCAAGACTAATTTGGATGAGTTTGGTATGGGCAGTACTACTGAAGCCTCTGGTTATCAG GTGACAGCTAATCCTTGGGATTTATCTCGGGTACCAGGAGGATCATCTGGGGGCTCTGCAGCAGCTGTTTCTGCTCAACAGTGTGCTGTGTCATTGGGAACTGATACTGGTGGAAGTGTTAGGCAACCAGCATCATTTTGTGGTGTTGTTGGACTCAAACCAACATATGGTCGTGTCTCAAGATATGGCCTTGTTGCTTATGCATCATCTCTAGATGTCATTGGATGCTTGGGTTCATCAGTTGCTGATACAGGGATAGTCCTTCAGGCAGTTTCAGGTCATGATAAATTTGATGCCACTAGTAGTAAACAA GGAATTCCTAACTTTGCATCCCAGTTTATTCCCAAGGATTATTTGGATTCTAAACCTTTGAAAGGACTTAGAGTAGGTGTCATCCGTGAAACCCTTGTGGATGGAGTTGATCCAGATGTAATTTCGTCACTCCAACGTTCTGTTTCTCACTTGGAGGATTTGGGATGTACCATATCTGAG GTCTCATTCCCATCTTTCTCCCTTGGTTTGCCAGCATACTACATTCTTGCTTCATCCGAATCATCCTCAAACTTAGCCCGCTATGATGGAGTTAG GTTTGGAAATCAGGTCTTTGCTGATGAGCTAAGTACCTTGTATGGGGATTCTCGTGCTGAAGGATTTGGTTCTGAG GTTAAACTTAGAATTCTAATGGGGACATATGCACTTTCAGCTGGATATTATGATGCATATTACAAGCGTGCCCAGCAG CCTGTAGGTCAAAATATATTGTCAGGAGGCTTGATGTTTTTCAAGGAGCTATAA
- the LOC113690287 gene encoding uncharacterized protein, translating to MENPVHHFRHPHPLSLRKFNQPGRKCHMCQRQLDLDATVYGCERCSFFLHRACAKFQQQIIHPFHPHHTLAYLDESPYDNETYCSVCSEKIKHAIYHCEETNCQFDLDLGCAALTPSKKYADRVAELQGNHQHALILRDKPNEFYDFYYFCSRCYELIVDDKLIFACLECKCLLDESCAAQGREIKHPFHPDHPLKLQPVNSVSPAKCSVCASTGFLFVFQCSLCDFVLDLDCSKLKPATNKIDSDEEIIKIQFVSHPHPFTSLDSV from the coding sequence ATGGAAAATCCTGTTCATCATTTCCGGCATCCACATCCACTAAGCCTCAGAAAGTTCAACCAGCCAGGAAGAAAATGTCATATGTGCCAGCGCCAACTTGATTTAGATGCTACTGTCTACGGCTGTGAGAGATGTAGTTTCTTTTTGCACAGAGCTTGCGCAAAATTTCAACAACAAATTATACACCCCTTTCATCCTCATCATACTCTTGCTTATCTCGACGAATCGCCTTATGACAATGAAACCTACTGCAGTGTTTGCAGCGAAAAGATTAAGCATGCTATCTACCACTGCGAAGAGACCAATTGTCAGTTTGATCTGGACCTTGGATGTGCTGCCTTGACGCCTAGTAAGAAGTATGCAGATCGTGTAGCAGAGCTTCAAGGAAATCATCAGCATGCCTTAATTTTACGTGACAAGCCAAatgaattttatgatttttactACTTTTGCAGCCGCTGCTATGAGCTTATTGTCGATGATAAACTTATATTTGCGTGCCTGGAGTGTAAGTGTCTGTTAGATGAATCTTGCGCTGCTCAGGGACGTGAAATCAAGCACCCTTTTCATCCTGATCACCCTCTCAAACTTCAGCCCGTGAACTCTGTATCTCCAGCCAAATGCAGCGTCTGTGCTTCTACAggtttcttatttgtttttcaGTGTTCTTTGTGTGACTTCGTTTTGGACCTTGACTGTTCTAAATTGAAGCCAGCAACCAACAAAATTGATTCAGATGAAGAAATTATTAAAATTCAGTTTGTAAGCCATCCACATCCCTTCACATCCCTTGATTCAGTGTGA
- the LOC113688556 gene encoding uncharacterized protein isoform X2, with product MRQFYFRCLRLDCNFSIHDHCYPSLPPTIKDDCHIHPLTFANYPIKGVPDDPEEEAELYCYACEEGRAFDRITYLCSSCHFVAHVHCVITVIISYLHKEPNHLAITIIGEQLGSTGDSADEDAVLHQLDEEIMRLEKDVQALMAKMGELRKSRFEHISKRTTSRRKFLLEKRDQL from the exons ATGAG ACAATTTTACTTCAGGTGTTTACGCTTGGATTGCAACTTCAGCATCCACGATCACTGCTATCCATCGCTGCCACCGACCATCAAAGATGATTGCCACATACATCCCCTCACATTTGCCAATTATCCAATCAAGGGGGTTCCAGATGATCCGGAGGAAGAAGCAGAATTGTATTGCTATGCCTGTGAAGAAGGACGAGCATTCGACCGTATCACATATTTGTGTTCATCATGCCACTTTGTTGCTCATGTTCATTGCGTGATAACAGTG ATCATATCGTACCTGCACAAGGAGCCTAATCACTTGGCCATTACTATCATTGGAGAACAATTGGGGTCTACAGGTGATTCAGCTGATGAGGATGCAGTTCTGCATCAACTAGACGAGGAAATTATGAGACTCGAAAAGGATGTGCAAGCACTAATGGCAAAAATGGGAGAACTTAGAAAAAGTCGTTTTGAGCATATTTCAAAGCGAACTACCTCCAGAAGAAAGTTCCTGTTGGAAAAACGAGATCAACTGTAA
- the LOC113688556 gene encoding uncharacterized protein isoform X1 — protein MLDEPCAAHGQEIRHPFHSQHTLSLVLYYLRPPRCCSLCGGGGRNGYFFTCSSCDFCLDVDCANLGETTTICKADQGHIQIQPVTHPHPLIQVEVMISMKNFSSCCFACGLRFEDLVYACLSCRILLHKSCADLPNEITSHLHPNHLLKLVKNSFWFHKRFSCRVCLQSTGHFFYDCEECDFGLDVKCTRSAFPLIIQFYFRCLRLDCNFSIHDHCYPSLPPTIKDDCHIHPLTFANYPIKGVPDDPEEEAELYCYACEEGRAFDRITYLCSSCHFVAHVHCVITVIISYLHKEPNHLAITIIGEQLGSTGDSADEDAVLHQLDEEIMRLEKDVQALMAKMGELRKSRFEHISKRTTSRRKFLLEKRDQL, from the exons ATGTTAGATGAGCCGTGTGCTGCTCATGGGCAGGAAATCAGGCATCCCTTTCACTCTCAACATACTCTCTCTCTCGTTCTCTATTATTTGCGTCCACCTCGTTGCTGCAGCCTCTGTGGTGGCGGTGGAAGGAATGGTTATTTCTTCACTTGTTCTTCATGTGATTTTTGCCTCGATGTTGATTGTGCCAACTTGGGCGAGACTACCACAATCTGCAAAGCCGACCAAGGGCATATTCAAATCCAACCTGTAACCCACCCCCATCCCTTGATTCAAGTGGAAGTAATGATCAGCATGAAGAATTTCAGCTCCTGCTGCTTTGCCTGCGGCCTCCGCTTTGAGGATCTTGTTTACGCTTGCCTTTCATGCCGAATCCTACTCCATAAATCCTGTGCTGATTTGCCTAACGAAATCACTAGCCATTTGCACCCGAACCACTTGCTCAAACTTGTCAAAAACTCTTTCTGGTTCCACAAGAGATTTTCTTGTCGAGTGTGCTTACAATCTACCGGCCACTTTTTCTACGACTGCGAAGAATGTGACTTTGGGTTGGATGTTAAGTGTACAAGATCTGCATTCCCACTTATAAT ACAATTTTACTTCAGGTGTTTACGCTTGGATTGCAACTTCAGCATCCACGATCACTGCTATCCATCGCTGCCACCGACCATCAAAGATGATTGCCACATACATCCCCTCACATTTGCCAATTATCCAATCAAGGGGGTTCCAGATGATCCGGAGGAAGAAGCAGAATTGTATTGCTATGCCTGTGAAGAAGGACGAGCATTCGACCGTATCACATATTTGTGTTCATCATGCCACTTTGTTGCTCATGTTCATTGCGTGATAACAGTG ATCATATCGTACCTGCACAAGGAGCCTAATCACTTGGCCATTACTATCATTGGAGAACAATTGGGGTCTACAGGTGATTCAGCTGATGAGGATGCAGTTCTGCATCAACTAGACGAGGAAATTATGAGACTCGAAAAGGATGTGCAAGCACTAATGGCAAAAATGGGAGAACTTAGAAAAAGTCGTTTTGAGCATATTTCAAAGCGAACTACCTCCAGAAGAAAGTTCCTGTTGGAAAAACGAGATCAACTGTAA
- the LOC113743480 gene encoding uncharacterized protein isoform X1 — protein sequence MQGIPSLVDLCVQIAVLNVRYLGNVGETEFHLLERILPHCTMDQLIHVENCTEGRDLSPVTNKLWKKFFERQFGAESAELVVERMKKRRVEFKWRELYKAKSQELEEKEKKISERLKQRYANEAAEKQKRRVQICTKVPPSSCKRSFFGAAGPYNGMSNGKSSIMKKAKLEFLNSREVKNLAAVKNKAVQTSYSVSSSRKPSGFSSVASSSTFKPKPVQRRF from the exons ATGCAGGGAATACCTTCCTTGGTTGATCTATGTGTTCAGATTGCAGTTCTCAATGTTCGATATCTTGGAAATGTTGGAGAAACAGAGTTCCATCTACTGGAGCGTATTTTACCGCATTGCACCATGGATCAGTTGATACACGTTGAGAATTGTACAGAG GGAAGAGATCTTAGCCCAGTAACTAATaaactttggaagaaattcttTGAGCGGCAATTTGGTGCTGAGAGTGCTGAGCTTGTGGTGGAAAGGATGAAAAAAAGGAGGGTTGAATTTAAATGGAGAGAATTGTATAAG GCGAAGTCACAGGAATTagaagagaaggaaaagaaaatatcaGAACGATTGAAGCAGCGGTATGCAAATGAAGCAGCTG AGAAACAAAAGAGGCGAGTTCAGATATGCACGAAAGTCCCACCTTCAAGCTGTAAAAGAAGTTTCTTTGGAG CAGCAGGACCTTACAACGGTATGTCCAACGGCAAAAGCAGCATAATGAAGAAGGCAAAATTGGAATTTTTAAACAG TCGTGAGGTCAAAAATTTAGCAGCTGTGAAGAACAAGGCAGTGCAGACGAGTTACAG TGTTTCTTCTTCTAGGAAGCCCAGTGGTTTTTCAAGTGTTGCTTCTTCTTCAACATTCAAACCAAAGCCCGTGCAGAGGAGATTTTAG
- the LOC113743480 gene encoding uncharacterized protein isoform X2 — protein MQGIPSLVDLCVQIAVLNVRYLGNVGETEFHLLERILPHCTMDQLIHVENCTEGRDLSPVTNKLWKKFFERQFGAESAELVVERMKKRRVEFKWRELYKAKSQELEEKEKKISERLKQRYANEAAEKQKRRVQICTKVPPSSCKRSFFGAGPYNGMSNGKSSIMKKAKLEFLNSREVKNLAAVKNKAVQTSYSVSSSRKPSGFSSVASSSTFKPKPVQRRF, from the exons ATGCAGGGAATACCTTCCTTGGTTGATCTATGTGTTCAGATTGCAGTTCTCAATGTTCGATATCTTGGAAATGTTGGAGAAACAGAGTTCCATCTACTGGAGCGTATTTTACCGCATTGCACCATGGATCAGTTGATACACGTTGAGAATTGTACAGAG GGAAGAGATCTTAGCCCAGTAACTAATaaactttggaagaaattcttTGAGCGGCAATTTGGTGCTGAGAGTGCTGAGCTTGTGGTGGAAAGGATGAAAAAAAGGAGGGTTGAATTTAAATGGAGAGAATTGTATAAG GCGAAGTCACAGGAATTagaagagaaggaaaagaaaatatcaGAACGATTGAAGCAGCGGTATGCAAATGAAGCAGCTG AGAAACAAAAGAGGCGAGTTCAGATATGCACGAAAGTCCCACCTTCAAGCTGTAAAAGAAGTTTCTTTGGAG CAGGACCTTACAACGGTATGTCCAACGGCAAAAGCAGCATAATGAAGAAGGCAAAATTGGAATTTTTAAACAG TCGTGAGGTCAAAAATTTAGCAGCTGTGAAGAACAAGGCAGTGCAGACGAGTTACAG TGTTTCTTCTTCTAGGAAGCCCAGTGGTTTTTCAAGTGTTGCTTCTTCTTCAACATTCAAACCAAAGCCCGTGCAGAGGAGATTTTAG
- the LOC113743480 gene encoding uncharacterized protein isoform X3: protein MQGIPSLVDLCVQIAVLNVRYLGNVGETEFHLLERILPHCTMDQLIHVENCTEGRDLSPVTNKLWKKFFERQFGAESAELVVERMKKRRVEFKWRELYKAKSQELEEKEKKISERLKQRYANEAAEKQKRRVQICTKVPPSSCKRSFFGAAGPYNGMSNGKSSIMKKAKLEFLNSREVKNLAAVKNKAVQTSYRKPSGFSSVASSSTFKPKPVQRRF, encoded by the exons ATGCAGGGAATACCTTCCTTGGTTGATCTATGTGTTCAGATTGCAGTTCTCAATGTTCGATATCTTGGAAATGTTGGAGAAACAGAGTTCCATCTACTGGAGCGTATTTTACCGCATTGCACCATGGATCAGTTGATACACGTTGAGAATTGTACAGAG GGAAGAGATCTTAGCCCAGTAACTAATaaactttggaagaaattcttTGAGCGGCAATTTGGTGCTGAGAGTGCTGAGCTTGTGGTGGAAAGGATGAAAAAAAGGAGGGTTGAATTTAAATGGAGAGAATTGTATAAG GCGAAGTCACAGGAATTagaagagaaggaaaagaaaatatcaGAACGATTGAAGCAGCGGTATGCAAATGAAGCAGCTG AGAAACAAAAGAGGCGAGTTCAGATATGCACGAAAGTCCCACCTTCAAGCTGTAAAAGAAGTTTCTTTGGAG CAGCAGGACCTTACAACGGTATGTCCAACGGCAAAAGCAGCATAATGAAGAAGGCAAAATTGGAATTTTTAAACAG TCGTGAGGTCAAAAATTTAGCAGCTGTGAAGAACAAGGCAGTGCAGACGAGTTACAG GAAGCCCAGTGGTTTTTCAAGTGTTGCTTCTTCTTCAACATTCAAACCAAAGCCCGTGCAGAGGAGATTTTAG